Genomic segment of Gloeocapsa sp. PCC 7428:
GTTTTGGGGAGCTATTGTTTCAATGTCTATGGTTTGTGGAGCGAGTGTAGCGCTATTGACTCCAATATGGCCAAATAGTAATACGTTACAAGACAAACAATTTGTTGGACAAGGTTTTATCAAGCGGCGATCGCCTGTAGATTTTTGGGCTGACGCCTCGCAATATCAGATTTCTCGTCCAGTCAATATCTTGATTATGGGGATCGATCCTCCCATAAATACGGGGAATAATGCATCGGGAGTTTTTGCTGGTGCGAGCGATACAATGCTGCTTGTGCGGTTAGACCCCACAAATCAATCGATGAAAGTTCTCTTTATTCCCAAAGATAGCCAAGTTGTTATTCCAGAAATTGGTTTGGAAAAAATATCGCTTGCTAATGTTGAGGGAGGTCCAGCTTTAGCCGCAAGAGTCGTTAGTCGCACTTTAAATAATGTCCCGATTGACCGCTACGTTCGGATTACGACAAATGCTTTACAAGAATTAATCGATTCTTTGGGTGGGGTAGAAGTTTTTGTTCCCCAACAAATGTCTTATACCGATGCAACGCAAAAACTAGAGATTAACTTAGCCGCAGGATGGCAAACTCTGGATGGCGATCAAGCACAAAAATTTGCTCGCTTTCGCGATTCAAACGTTGGTGATTTAGAACGGTTGCAGCGACAGCAAATATTACTCAAAGCAATTCGCGATCGCCTCACTAGCCCTACGGTTTTACCGATCTTGCCTCAACTTGCCCGTACGATCCAAAGTTATGTTGATACCAATCTGAGCTTAATCGAAATGC
This window contains:
- a CDS encoding LCP family protein encodes the protein MVKGVETHIRAIQPVAAQAKRQAIGAKQHLLLVLWAMRKRNPLLFWGAIVSMSMVCGASVALLTPIWPNSNTLQDKQFVGQGFIKRRSPVDFWADASQYQISRPVNILIMGIDPPINTGNNASGVFAGASDTMLLVRLDPTNQSMKVLFIPKDSQVVIPEIGLEKISLANVEGGPALAARVVSRTLNNVPIDRYVRITTNALQELIDSLGGVEVFVPQQMSYTDATQKLEINLAAGWQTLDGDQAQKFARFRDSNVGDLERLQRQQILLKAIRDRLTSPTVLPILPQLARTIQSYVDTNLSLIEMLAIINFGITIEPQNFQMVLVPGNLSPLSLDPSSYWLDGVGINRVMSDYFDVQPLGGVQTSRRRSLTSLKIAVQNASGDPKLSDRVTQYLRSRGFARVYTVSDWLDSQRQTEIIAQQGNLTAATDLQQILGLGVVEPTATGDLDSHLTIRIGQDWKQQP